The Hyalangium gracile genome segment CAGATGTCGCAGCTGACGCGCGGGGGCGCGGAGGTGATGGCCTTCTGGATGGAGGCGAGCGCCGCGTCGGGCAGGGGTTGGTAGACGAAGGCGCCGGTGGTCTTGAACGGGTGATCGCACTGATTGTCGAAGCTGTTGAAGTACACGGTGGACATGAACCAGGACAGCGACTCGATTCGGATGGGGTGAGGGGGCGGGCAGCTGGCGAGCCAGGGCAGCAGGAGCTCACGGAGCTCTTCGGGGTCGCCCAGGTAGACGCCCTCGGAGTGCAACGAGCCATCGGAGGAGAACGTGAGCTGGCTGGTCAGGCGGCGATCTCTCAGGGTGGGGGCATGGTGCTGCCAGTAGCTCATCACGGATGGGAATCGAGACGCGGGCCAGCTCAGAGCGTAGATGGCCAGCTTGGGAATGCGGACGAGCTGAAGCGTGAAGGCGGTGACGATGCCGAAGTTGCCGCCGCCACCGCCGCGGAGCGCCCAGAACAGGTCGGTGTTCGAGGTGGCGTTGGCCTCCACGACATCGCCGGAGGCGGTCACCATCTGGATGCTGAGGACCTGGTCGATGGCCAGACCGAAGGCCCGGGTGATCATGCCGATGCCGCCGCCCTGCAGCACGCCCGCGATACCGACGCCGCCCATGGTGCCCAGGGGAAAGGCGTACTTCTGGGTCTCTCCCAGCAGGTTCCACATGGCCTGCTGGCTCAGACCGGCTCCCACCCGGGCGGTGTCCGTCGCGGGGTCGATGGTGGCCGCCGTCAGACTGCTGATGTCGATGATCAGCCCCTCATCCATGAGGGAGAGCTCTTCATAGCTGTGGCGTCCGCTGCGGACCCGGAAGGGGATGCCACGAGCGCGGACGCACTTGACGGCGTTCTGCACATCCTCGACGTTCTGGCAGAAGACGAGGGCGGAGGGAGCGCGGGTGAAGCGGGTGTTGTAGTTGGTCCTGTCGCTGTTGTAGCTCGGGTTGCCAGGCAGCACGACCTTGCCGGTGAGGCATGACCAATCCCAGTCTTGAGGCATGTTCGGTGCTCCTTGCGGCGGGGGAGGGGGGAATCAAGGCGCCCGGGGAGGATGAGCCTCCTGGCATCAAGCGGTTGGGACGGTATCGAGTGATGATGAGAGAGGCTGTGAGCGGCTTCACAGGCATGCTGCGAACCCGCTCATAGGACACCGCCCGCGAGCTCCTGACGCGGGGGACATGCTCAGAGGGCGCCGTGCTAACAACTCCCGAGAAGGATTCGAGCTGTCCCCGCTGTGGGGGCCTCATCGGTGACACCCGGCTGGAGTGGGAGCCCCACGGAGGAGGAATCTCCTTTTCCTGCCTCTCGTGTGACTACGAGAGGCGGATTCCCGCGACCGGCCCGAGCTTCTGGGATGACTACCCCGCGCTCTGGCAGCTCCGCATTCGATGGAGTGGTGAGACTGTCAGCCTGAAGGAGGCAGCGCTCCTGAGGCAGTTCGTCCCCGGCTTTCGTCGGCAGTCCATTGCCGAGGTGCGCGAGTTCCTGGGAAGCGCCTCGGGGTGGACGGTCGACGAGCTGTCCGAGCCTTCGATGCGGCAGATTCGCCAGGACGCGGAGGATCGCGGCTTCCAGGTGGAGGTAGGGGCGAGAGGCTCGGACAGGCCCCAGGTGAGGCTGCCTCGGCCTGGCTCGGGGACGGCCGGCTACTGCGTCCGGCTCTCTCCCTCGTTTCACGAGCGGGGCTTCATCCTCGCGACGTTCGGCCCAGAGGGAGGGGCCGTGTCCATCGCCCGCGGGAACTCGAGCAGGGAGACCGTGGACGTTCCCAGTGCGCGAGGGCTGCGGTTCCTCGAGGAAGTCACCGCCCTGGAGCCGCTGAGCATCCCAGATGTATCGACGCTGGGCCTGGATGGAATCAGCCTGGAGTGCCTCGTCCAGGAAGCGCGAGGCAACCACCGGTTCTTCGCCTGGAGCCCCAGGCCGGACAAAGCCCCCAGGCAGCACGGCTTCGTGGGTGCGCTCTTCCGGCTGGCCATGGACGTGGCTCGGGAGTCCGGCACCGTGGAGTACCTGGAGCAGCTGCACATGTACGTCGAGGACGTCCTGCCCGCGAAGGTGTTCGAGGAGACGCCCCGGCGCATCCGGCTCTTCGGGATGCTGTCATCCACTCACGCGGAGGCGCTCCGCTCGCTCTTCGCTGGGGTGAGGCCGGGCGAACCCATTGTGATGGACCTGTCGAACCTGGAGGGGATGGGCACCTTGCTTCACCCGCTCTTCGCGCGGTTCCACGCGCGTACCGGGCGCACGGTGTGGCGGGTGAGTGCACCGGCTGCGCGGCACCTGGAGGAGGCGGGAGTTTCCAAGGACTGTCTGTACGAGGATCTGGAACAGGCGCGAGCGGCCTTGCTGAGGGGGTGAGGCTGTAACCCCTTTTCCTCCTTGAGAGGAACCCGGGTTCGCTCGGGATCGATGACGATGACGCGGTAGGCCCCGGAGCCGAGGGGGACAATCGCGGCGCAGCCCCGCTCATTCACGCCGGACGATGCTGCGCGCCCCATCCGCGCCGACCACGTAGCGCGCCCGGCAACGGAAGGGCTGTTCATCGGCCACGCCGGCGAGCTCCACCCCGTCCGCATCCTGTCGCAGCTCCCGGACCTCATGTCCGCGCCGCAGATCCACTCCCAGCTCGCGGGCCTTCTCCTCGAGCAGCAGCTCGGTCTCCCGCTGGGAGACACCATGTTCAAGCGCATCCTCGGGACGACACCTGCCCGGTGCATGGCCGGGCGCCGCGGCTCCTCGCCTGGCTCCGAGGCCGCGAAGCTTGCTGTCCCGTCACGGCGCGCTTTACTCTGAGTGAATGTCCCTGACTGCTCCCTTGATGCTCTTTCTCCGCGGTGTCCTGCCTCGCGAGGCCCGGCGGCTCCCTCTCTCCGCGCTCCTCGTGTCCTCGCTCCTGGGTGGAGGCTGCAGCCCCAGCTCGAGTGACGAGAAGCTATTGGCGCCGAGCACGCTGTCCCGTGAGCAGGCCCTCGACCAGTACTGTGACGGAGCCTCCGTGCCGCTGTCGCCCGTCGGAGTGGCCGTGAACGGTGAGTCGGGGTTGCTGACCACGTGCATGGGCGTGCCCGAGCACTGGCTCTACAACATCGACGATGTCGACGACACGATGCAGGACTTCCTCCAGGTCGCCCGAGCCCAGCTCGAAGCGACGGAGAGTAGCTTCTCGCACGCGGCGCTCTACTACAGCAACGAATACGGCTTCGCCGCGGGGCTCGCCCAGCTCCACCACAACGTGGGAGTCCGGGTCGGCGCGCCCGTGCCCGACGGCATGAAGCCCGTGGTGCGGTTCTATTACGGCAGCCACGACGCGGATCCGACCTTCATCTACAACGAGCTCACGGCTCCCCTGGCGAGTATCGCGGGCAGCGACCCGGCCAACTGGAACGTCAAGGTGGCTGTCACTCGGAGTGACGGCCAGCTGCTGGGCTGGAATCACTCCAAGGTGAGCATTCGTGATGGGGTCGAAGTGCTCGCGAGCAGTGTCGAGACCATCCAGCAGGAGATGGCCATCCATCTCGCGGGCCGCACGGCGGGTCATGCCCAGCACTGGTTCGACATCATCTGGACGCAGTGGGGCTCGCAGTGCAGGCCCAGCGGCTCCCCTCTGTGCGAGGTCATCCCCGTGCCTCCCGTGCTGGCGGTGTCCGCGTCGCACCCCTACCGGGTCGCGAACGTGATCGCGCTTC includes the following:
- a CDS encoding FAD-binding oxidoreductase, giving the protein MPQDWDWSCLTGKVVLPGNPSYNSDRTNYNTRFTRAPSALVFCQNVEDVQNAVKCVRARGIPFRVRSGRHSYEELSLMDEGLIIDISSLTAATIDPATDTARVGAGLSQQAMWNLLGETQKYAFPLGTMGGVGIAGVLQGGGIGMITRAFGLAIDQVLSIQMVTASGDVVEANATSNTDLFWALRGGGGGNFGIVTAFTLQLVRIPKLAIYALSWPASRFPSVMSYWQHHAPTLRDRRLTSQLTFSSDGSLHSEGVYLGDPEELRELLLPWLASCPPPHPIRIESLSWFMSTVYFNSFDNQCDHPFKTTGAFVYQPLPDAALASIQKAITSAPPRVSCDIWMQSFGGAMADVPSSATAFSHRQARFILELGGTWQDPNDMDAGQNAVQWTRALRTTLREYTEGSYVNFADLDLGSRSSGNFDYLGMYYGDNVARLRTIKSTWDPSNLFHFEQSIPPQAPTRARLTVSG